One Desulfobacterales bacterium DNA window includes the following coding sequences:
- a CDS encoding GspE/PulE family protein — protein sequence MNTDPGNQFTAENVCRVLLDNDLITVEQAGAILAKKEGFKKELEKLTAKKSKGGFSSGRIATPVTGVDLVAALNLKRKDKESGLVDEDLIYEILAGEWKIPFKKIDPLKLDLNLVTTTIPRSFALRHLVLPIAIKDGFLTVATANPYNHDVFEDIARAIQLKVRAVLSPKSDIVRLIDEFFGFKRSIAAAENQFAGPTVDLGNLEQYVRLKSAEDLPSNDQHIVRAVNHLFSYAFDQRASDIHIEPKREASWIRMRIDGILHTVYKLPKNVHLAVVSRIKNLSRLNMAEKRRPQDGRIKTDKGGAEVEIRVSTVPVAFGEKIVMRVMDPEILFQDLEMLGFSGADLIRFNKFINMPHGIVLVCGPTGSGKSTTLYSTLRSLSTPEINIATVEDPIEMVHEDFNQIAVQPVLGITFATILRNILRQDPDIIMVGEMRDLETAQNAVQAALTGHLVLSTLHTNDAPSALTRLLDLGIPSFLIQATLVGILAQRLVRKICSYCKEPFYMDSAELKSMGLDMGQNGQVKLYRGKGCLRCRGTGYLGRSGIFEVLPYSETIKQMTSPATPMEDIRAQAQKEGMVTLRRNAVRTLLEGKTTYQEVLRVTWGQLD from the coding sequence ATGAATACCGATCCTGGGAACCAATTCACTGCAGAAAATGTCTGCCGCGTGCTTCTGGATAACGATCTGATAACGGTCGAGCAGGCCGGTGCGATCCTCGCCAAAAAAGAAGGCTTTAAAAAGGAGCTGGAGAAACTCACCGCCAAAAAGTCCAAGGGCGGATTTTCATCCGGTCGCATTGCAACCCCTGTTACCGGCGTTGATCTTGTTGCCGCCCTGAACCTGAAAAGAAAGGACAAGGAGTCGGGTTTAGTGGATGAGGATCTTATTTATGAGATCCTGGCAGGTGAATGGAAAATACCGTTTAAAAAAATCGACCCCTTAAAGCTGGATTTGAACCTGGTAACCACAACCATCCCCCGATCCTTTGCTTTAAGACACCTGGTTCTTCCAATCGCCATCAAAGACGGTTTTTTGACAGTGGCAACCGCCAACCCCTATAACCATGATGTCTTTGAAGATATTGCCCGGGCCATTCAACTGAAAGTCCGGGCGGTTCTGAGCCCCAAATCAGATATTGTCCGGTTGATTGATGAATTTTTCGGCTTTAAGCGCTCCATTGCTGCTGCGGAAAACCAGTTTGCCGGCCCTACGGTGGATCTGGGCAATCTGGAACAATATGTCAGATTGAAATCCGCCGAAGACCTACCGTCCAATGACCAGCATATTGTCCGGGCGGTCAATCATCTGTTTTCATATGCATTTGATCAGCGTGCCAGTGACATTCATATCGAACCCAAGCGGGAGGCAAGCTGGATCAGAATGCGAATTGACGGAATTCTGCATACGGTTTACAAACTCCCTAAAAATGTTCATCTCGCAGTGGTCAGTCGTATCAAAAATCTTTCCCGCCTCAACATGGCTGAAAAGAGAAGGCCCCAGGATGGCAGGATCAAAACCGACAAGGGGGGAGCGGAGGTTGAAATACGCGTCTCCACCGTGCCGGTCGCTTTCGGCGAAAAAATCGTCATGCGGGTGATGGATCCTGAAATTCTTTTTCAGGATCTGGAGATGCTCGGCTTCAGCGGCGCCGATCTGATCCGGTTCAACAAGTTTATCAACATGCCCCACGGCATCGTGCTGGTCTGCGGTCCGACCGGGAGCGGCAAGTCAACCACCCTTTATTCCACCCTCAGGAGCTTATCAACACCTGAAATTAATATTGCGACGGTGGAAGATCCTATTGAAATGGTGCATGAAGATTTCAATCAGATTGCCGTCCAACCCGTCCTCGGCATTACCTTTGCGACGATTTTACGGAATATCTTAAGGCAGGATCCGGACATTATCATGGTCGGGGAGATGCGGGACCTGGAAACCGCCCAAAACGCCGTGCAGGCGGCCCTGACAGGCCACCTGGTCTTGTCGACCCTTCATACCAACGATGCACCCTCGGCGCTTACCAGGCTTTTAGACCTCGGCATCCCTTCTTTTTTAATCCAGGCAACGCTCGTCGGTATTTTAGCTCAGCGCCTGGTCCGCAAGATATGCAGCTACTGCAAAGAGCCGTTCTATATGGATTCAGCCGAATTAAAATCCATGGGACTGGATATGGGTCAAAACGGTCAGGTTAAACTTTACCGGGGCAAGGGCTGTTTGCGTTGTCGGGGAACCGGCTATCTGGGCAGAAGCGGTATTTTTGAAGTGCTGCCGTATTCGGAAACGATTAAGCAGATGACGTCGCCGGCCACACCCATGGAAGACATACGGGCGCAGGCCCAGAAAGAAGGTATGGTGACATTAAGAAGAAATGCCGTAAGAACGCTCCTGGAAGGAAAAACCACTTACCAGGAGGTATTGCGGGTCACTTGGGGGCAGCTCGATTAG
- a CDS encoding PilC/PilY family type IV pilus protein has translation MKRSCKHMMILTLVALLAAAGGLSAGKAHAAFPTSSDAICASDNATPPFLSGGVDPNLLLLIDNSGSMLDLAYVVDGSNCYDDAFNSADTYAGYFTPKKLYVYDLTTLKFRTYYDGTDRSAMWTGAVGTIFYNGPSVDPPTASYSGNGVVWVKMNGTTSITAFVADGNFLNWAAASKIDIQKEILTGGKYDAANSRMIMESRGCGNKRFVKQVAVTNNADSSTDQLTLGVRPPKEQTFDNWAPATAYAVGKVVNDVGQLYIATVAGTSGAISTDDDNTLVSPPAPRWALYTKTRWTAGAVYVVGDIVSDPTKANTLDKGQIYIATQGGTAVASGGVDADNLGDASRPKWEPYNVAHIEIFKITDNGFSNTACEAAVDLLNEGGSQGQLKLNIDTCMGYSSAGGSTAISNANAAFNHAIHACWYQAKQGVWPPDAGTVTAQKNACENVYADINPWNITTESQAYGCYGIWTGDPATDSGYVGRCWKPGAPLVCTSYFTSGSKAGQCKTRSGGGGGGWDTSGAGYGSDQDACIEQALMDYCGSVQIPEVVDPSDQVPGTTTDIEGTFWNIPAVLVDSGVVAQLNDALYVMKGFIEQTTTPTGLVQEFSNDIRMGAMVFNQKGTTYECTQLDPNQLFECSFASNKDGGKVIADINKDIAPATAHTDSLVAAINGIKATSWTPIAESLYNALGYYGQNSAYRLDASDFTISSAVDPVQYHCQKNNILVITEGASTADINDSVTALGTGIGKDPDTSDVADCGSLKGSTLLDDLTYFAKESLGCYATPTMVDGEGNSQNKQTIATHIVVAGTLRDTGTADECNPKELLTRAAINGGTEIYQANNPTELENKLRAAFAAIRAGAAAGSAASVISASRSGEGAAYQAIFWPSVDLASGDKVQWIGEVHSLLVDSFGQLYEDSNGDHALDSGDQRIVFFFDQSINQTKACVGDLNASGACTGTTLNLEDVKYHWSAAQWLSEIQPTTKSTTAAGEILDNRTLVGATAGYISNMKKRFIFTWNDLNGDGVVGSNELLDFTPGLSGASVSGGRGPVRLDFGVQTDAEVDKIIRWVRGLDYTPDNLRLRQMPYDFDHDGTPEEVTWRLGDVIHSTPISVAAPAEGYHFLYRDSSYAQFVNAYKKRRHMIYFGGNDGMMHAVNGGFYDEALKKFCRTSNCSVDTNAPELGAEMWAYVPYNLLPHLKCMTSTGYQHKYYVDQRPRIFDVKLWDDTTPTGDGVHIGGWGTIMVGAMRFGGGKVRPGLLDLDGNAVADYGADTREFTSAYFVMDITDPEKPPKLLAEMTRTTSGSEAELGYTLAIPTLVVMKHTQADLSVTNKWYLIMGSGPTNVSGASTQPASVAVLPLDWLGQYSSTARAFRIPSGLPTVASNEGGQFVLGYTSNSFVSDPITVDFELEADYKSDVVYFGTVSGSAAPYGGGMQRLVTRQINSVTGKENETLPSQWATLLSTTPFVDINHPSLNNPLPLINTGQPVTASASVGTDGKNYWIYFGTGRFLDTADKSDASTQTYYGVKEPLYFSGTTGNCQSSFTWQTVEKTATNGWNTTPGEQGLLDVTKIVVKEGASAITAQLDCSDASACKTIESPVGTTNTLTTFNTMVDYIVGTGTGCNRPTPDSYGRDGWYKDLTLTKERNLGQATLLGGLVTYTSYQPHADPCLPEGLGYLYGVYFQTGTPFYIPIFISDFSTGIDTVTEGVIDRVALGRGLATTPNLHVGKQEGAKAFVQTSTGTIVEIPQPNLPIQNAKTGKAAWGELK, from the coding sequence ATGAAACGCTCCTGCAAACATATGATGATACTGACACTGGTCGCGCTTCTGGCGGCAGCCGGCGGATTATCTGCCGGCAAAGCCCACGCGGCCTTTCCCACCAGCTCTGATGCCATCTGCGCCAGCGACAATGCCACCCCGCCGTTTCTCTCCGGCGGCGTGGACCCCAACCTGCTGCTGCTGATCGACAACTCCGGCAGTATGCTGGACCTGGCCTATGTGGTGGATGGATCGAACTGCTATGATGACGCCTTTAATTCCGCCGACACCTATGCCGGCTATTTTACGCCCAAAAAACTGTATGTCTATGACCTGACCACCCTGAAGTTCCGGACTTATTACGACGGTACCGATCGGAGCGCGATGTGGACCGGTGCGGTCGGCACGATATTCTACAACGGCCCCAGCGTGGATCCACCTACTGCATCCTACAGCGGCAACGGGGTGGTCTGGGTAAAAATGAACGGTACCACCAGTATTACTGCTTTCGTGGCAGACGGTAATTTTCTGAACTGGGCCGCGGCTTCCAAAATCGACATCCAGAAAGAGATTCTGACCGGCGGCAAATACGATGCCGCCAACAGCCGCATGATCATGGAGTCAAGGGGCTGCGGCAACAAACGCTTTGTCAAACAAGTGGCGGTAACCAACAATGCGGACAGCAGCACGGACCAGCTGACCTTGGGGGTGCGACCGCCCAAGGAGCAAACATTTGATAACTGGGCGCCTGCTACCGCCTATGCGGTGGGAAAAGTGGTCAATGACGTCGGCCAGCTCTATATTGCCACGGTCGCCGGAACTTCCGGCGCCATCAGTACAGATGACGACAACACTCTTGTCTCACCGCCGGCGCCCCGCTGGGCGCTCTATACCAAGACCCGCTGGACCGCTGGCGCCGTTTATGTGGTCGGCGATATTGTCAGCGACCCCACCAAGGCCAATACCCTGGACAAAGGTCAAATCTACATCGCCACCCAAGGCGGCACGGCCGTCGCAAGCGGCGGCGTGGATGCGGACAATCTCGGCGATGCGTCGCGGCCGAAGTGGGAACCATACAATGTGGCCCATATCGAGATATTTAAAATCACCGACAACGGTTTTAGCAATACGGCTTGCGAAGCAGCCGTGGATTTGCTGAATGAAGGCGGCAGCCAGGGGCAGTTAAAATTAAACATTGATACCTGTATGGGCTACAGCTCCGCCGGTGGGAGCACCGCCATATCAAATGCAAACGCGGCATTCAACCATGCCATCCATGCCTGCTGGTACCAGGCCAAACAGGGGGTCTGGCCGCCGGACGCCGGTACGGTAACTGCTCAGAAAAATGCCTGCGAAAATGTTTATGCCGATATCAATCCCTGGAACATTACAACGGAAAGCCAGGCCTACGGCTGCTACGGCATATGGACCGGCGACCCGGCAACCGACTCGGGGTATGTTGGCCGGTGCTGGAAGCCGGGAGCTCCCCTGGTTTGTACGAGTTACTTTACTTCCGGTTCAAAGGCCGGCCAGTGTAAAACCAGGTCCGGCGGCGGCGGCGGCGGATGGGATACAAGCGGTGCTGGTTATGGTAGTGATCAAGACGCCTGTATCGAACAGGCCTTGATGGACTACTGCGGGTCAGTTCAAATTCCCGAAGTGGTGGATCCCAGCGACCAGGTGCCCGGCACGACGACGGACATTGAGGGCACCTTCTGGAACATTCCGGCGGTGCTGGTGGATTCCGGCGTGGTGGCCCAGCTCAATGATGCGCTCTATGTCATGAAAGGTTTTATCGAGCAGACCACAACGCCCACTGGGCTGGTCCAGGAATTCAGCAACGATATCCGCATGGGCGCCATGGTGTTCAACCAGAAAGGGACCACCTATGAGTGCACCCAGCTGGACCCCAATCAGCTGTTTGAGTGTTCCTTTGCGTCCAACAAGGACGGCGGTAAAGTGATTGCCGACATTAACAAGGATATTGCCCCTGCCACCGCACATACCGACAGCCTGGTGGCGGCCATCAACGGCATCAAGGCCACTTCCTGGACCCCCATTGCCGAATCCCTGTATAACGCCCTGGGGTACTATGGCCAGAACAGTGCCTATCGTCTGGACGCGTCTGATTTTACGATCAGCTCTGCCGTGGATCCGGTCCAGTACCATTGCCAGAAAAACAACATTCTGGTTATTACCGAGGGCGCCTCCACCGCGGATATAAACGACAGCGTCACCGCACTGGGAACCGGAATCGGGAAAGATCCGGATACCAGCGATGTCGCCGACTGCGGTTCGCTCAAAGGGAGCACGCTCCTGGACGACCTGACCTATTTTGCCAAAGAAAGTCTGGGATGCTACGCGACCCCTACGATGGTCGACGGCGAGGGGAATTCGCAAAACAAACAGACCATTGCCACCCATATCGTGGTGGCCGGCACCCTGCGCGACACCGGCACGGCCGATGAATGCAACCCCAAAGAACTGTTAACCCGGGCAGCTATCAACGGCGGAACGGAGATCTATCAGGCCAATAACCCCACCGAGCTGGAAAACAAATTAAGAGCGGCCTTTGCCGCCATCCGGGCCGGCGCAGCGGCCGGTTCGGCCGCTTCGGTTATTTCGGCTTCCCGCAGCGGCGAAGGCGCCGCCTATCAGGCCATTTTCTGGCCCAGCGTGGATTTGGCCAGCGGCGACAAGGTGCAATGGATCGGCGAGGTCCATTCCCTGCTGGTGGACTCATTCGGCCAGCTTTACGAAGACAGCAACGGCGACCATGCCCTCGACAGCGGCGACCAGCGCATCGTGTTTTTCTTTGATCAATCCATCAATCAGACCAAGGCTTGCGTTGGGGATCTGAATGCAAGCGGAGCCTGTACCGGGACAACCTTAAACCTGGAAGATGTGAAGTATCACTGGTCGGCGGCCCAGTGGCTGTCGGAAATCCAACCGACAACAAAATCTACAACAGCCGCAGGCGAAATTTTAGACAATCGCACCCTGGTGGGAGCCACCGCCGGGTATATATCGAATATGAAAAAGCGTTTTATTTTTACCTGGAATGACCTGAACGGTGACGGCGTCGTTGGCAGCAACGAGTTGCTTGATTTTACACCCGGCCTGTCCGGGGCGTCGGTGTCCGGGGGCCGCGGTCCGGTGCGGCTTGATTTCGGTGTCCAGACCGATGCCGAAGTCGACAAGATCATCCGGTGGGTGCGGGGCCTGGATTATACCCCCGACAATCTGCGGTTGCGCCAGATGCCCTATGACTTTGATCATGACGGTACGCCTGAAGAGGTGACCTGGCGGCTGGGGGATGTGATCCACTCCACCCCGATTTCAGTGGCGGCGCCGGCCGAAGGGTATCATTTTCTGTACCGTGACAGCTCCTATGCCCAGTTTGTGAATGCCTACAAAAAAAGGCGCCACATGATTTATTTCGGCGGCAACGACGGCATGATGCATGCCGTCAACGGCGGTTTTTACGATGAGGCCCTGAAAAAATTCTGCCGCACCAGTAACTGCAGCGTCGATACCAACGCGCCGGAGCTGGGGGCCGAGATGTGGGCCTATGTCCCCTATAACCTGCTGCCGCACCTGAAATGTATGACATCGACGGGTTATCAGCACAAGTACTATGTGGACCAGCGTCCGCGCATTTTTGACGTGAAGCTTTGGGACGATACCACCCCTACCGGCGATGGAGTCCATATCGGCGGATGGGGCACGATCATGGTGGGGGCCATGCGTTTCGGCGGCGGCAAGGTTCGGCCCGGACTGCTGGACCTGGACGGCAACGCGGTGGCGGATTATGGGGCTGACACGCGTGAGTTTACTTCAGCCTACTTTGTAATGGATATTACCGATCCGGAAAAGCCGCCGAAGCTGCTGGCGGAGATGACCCGGACCACTTCCGGGTCGGAAGCTGAGCTGGGCTACACCCTGGCCATACCCACCCTGGTGGTGATGAAGCACACCCAGGCCGACCTGAGCGTGACCAATAAGTGGTATCTCATCATGGGCAGCGGGCCCACCAATGTCAGCGGCGCCAGCACCCAACCGGCCAGTGTGGCCGTATTGCCGCTGGACTGGCTGGGACAGTACTCGTCCACCGCCCGGGCCTTCCGGATACCGAGCGGCCTGCCGACCGTGGCCAGTAACGAAGGCGGCCAGTTTGTACTGGGGTATACCAGCAACAGTTTCGTCTCGGACCCCATCACTGTGGACTTTGAGCTGGAGGCGGATTACAAGTCGGACGTGGTCTATTTCGGGACGGTGTCGGGCTCGGCGGCGCCCTATGGCGGCGGCATGCAGCGGCTGGTGACCCGGCAGATCAACAGCGTTACCGGCAAGGAGAATGAGACCCTCCCCAGTCAATGGGCGACGTTGCTGAGCACGACGCCGTTTGTCGATATCAACCACCCATCGTTGAATAACCCGCTGCCGCTGATAAATACGGGTCAACCGGTGACGGCATCGGCCAGCGTGGGGACCGACGGCAAGAATTACTGGATCTATTTCGGCACCGGCCGTTTTCTGGACACGGCTGATAAAAGCGACGCCAGTACCCAGACCTATTACGGCGTCAAGGAGCCGCTTTATTTCAGCGGCACCACCGGCAACTGTCAGTCGTCCTTTACCTGGCAGACGGTGGAAAAGACCGCTACAAATGGATGGAACACGACTCCCGGGGAACAGGGTCTGCTGGATGTCACCAAGATCGTGGTTAAAGAGGGGGCATCTGCCATCACTGCCCAGCTCGATTGCAGTGATGCATCAGCCTGTAAGACGATTGAATCTCCTGTGGGGACTACCAATACCTTAACGACCTTTAATACAATGGTGGACTATATCGTTGGAACCGGGACCGGGTGCAATCGGCCCACTCCGGATTCCTATGGCAGAGACGGCTGGTATAAGGACCTTACCCTGACGAAAGAACGGAATCTGGGCCAGGCCACCTTGCTGGGCGGGCTGGTAACCTATACCAGCTACCAGCCGCATGCCGATCCCTGTTTGCCGGAAGGCCTGGGGTATCTTTACGGCGTGTATTTCCAGACCGGCACGCCGTTCTATATCCCCATATTCATCAGCGACTTCAGTACCGGCATTGATACCGTAACGGAAGGCGTGATAGATCGGGTAGCCCTGGGGCGCGGGCTGGCCACCACGCCGAATCTGCACGTGGGCAAACAGGAAGGCGCCAAGGCGTTTGTCCAGACCAGTACCGGAACAATTGTGGAAATCCCCCAGCCCAACCTGCCGATCCAAAATGCCAAGACCGGCAAGGCGGCCTGGGGTGAATTAAAATAA
- a CDS encoding DUF4124 domain-containing protein, protein MRLRYMLIGVVLLLLPALVAAEVYRYTDERGVIHFTDNYIEIPENQRPKVEIINRLDETTPPEVKTETDRAIDTRPPAERVEGDRPNQEAGAQGPEAVAEGAKSQQQFESLIKAKTDLDKIYDALAIEKDTLEKEEKTLKTVESIRAYQNKVNLFNQRLVDYEKQRQAFQTQADAYNKAIAK, encoded by the coding sequence ATGCGATTGCGGTATATGTTAATCGGCGTGGTTCTTTTGCTGCTTCCTGCACTGGTTGCAGCAGAGGTCTATCGCTATACCGATGAGAGGGGCGTGATTCACTTTACCGACAACTACATCGAGATTCCGGAAAATCAGCGTCCCAAAGTTGAGATCATAAACAGACTGGATGAAACAACCCCACCGGAGGTGAAGACGGAAACGGACCGAGCTATAGATACGCGGCCGCCGGCGGAGCGTGTTGAAGGCGACCGTCCAAACCAAGAAGCAGGTGCTCAAGGCCCTGAAGCTGTTGCAGAAGGCGCAAAGTCCCAACAGCAGTTTGAGTCGCTCATCAAGGCCAAAACGGATTTAGATAAAATTTATGATGCACTGGCGATTGAAAAAGACACCCTTGAGAAGGAAGAAAAGACCCTTAAAACAGTTGAAAGTATCCGGGCCTATCAGAACAAGGTGAATCTGTTTAACCAGCGGCTGGTCGACTATGAAAAGCAACGCCAGGCGTTTCAGACCCAGGCGGACGCCTATAACAAAGCAATCGCAAAGTAA
- a CDS encoding prepilin-type N-terminal cleavage/methylation domain-containing protein has translation MFSRIKNTDGFTLIELMMVMIILGILVQMSMTFALDLRKRAFDATAPRPWLTAKTS, from the coding sequence ATGTTTAGCAGAATAAAAAATACAGACGGCTTTACCCTGATTGAACTCATGATGGTCATGATCATACTGGGCATCCTAGTCCAGATGTCCATGACGTTTGCCCTTGATCTCAGAAAACGGGCGTTTGACGCCACGGCCCCACGGCCCTGGCTGACGGCAAAAACCTCATGA
- a CDS encoding pilus assembly PilX N-terminal domain-containing protein, with amino-acid sequence MQRAKIKPAIKQTNFLLRFVMPAKAGIQYFQRLFWIPAFRNAQPAPVKTGGRKALFYCRINNEKGSLMVIAIVILMLLTLIGIAITTTASLEMQIASNDRLHKMAFYQADGGIDIGAELLEQNLGCTNGFSDTLGGDQRNVGSVRVTDLNLSANTDTDATVPVDPTQGTTNRHFYFPENYSGSQPHTNLTVGGNTKFSTGNAIQMVSGYEGKGKGAGAGGAYIMYSMTSQHMGIAGSQSVIQVQWRHVIGMEGACNY; translated from the coding sequence ATGCAACGCGCAAAGATTAAACCGGCAATTAAACAGACAAACTTTTTGTTGCGCTTCGTCATGCCCGCGAAGGCGGGAATCCAGTATTTTCAACGACTTTTCTGGATTCCGGCTTTCCGCAACGCGCAGCCTGCCCCTGTGAAAACAGGGGGCCGGAAGGCCCTGTTTTATTGCCGCATTAATAATGAAAAGGGTTCTTTGATGGTGATTGCCATCGTCATCCTGATGCTGCTGACCCTCATCGGCATTGCCATCACCACAACGGCTTCGCTGGAAATGCAGATCGCCTCCAATGACCGCCTGCACAAAATGGCGTTTTATCAGGCCGACGGCGGCATTGACATCGGAGCTGAACTGCTGGAGCAGAACCTGGGTTGTACAAACGGTTTTAGCGATACCCTGGGCGGGGATCAGCGCAATGTGGGTTCGGTGCGGGTGACCGACCTGAATTTATCGGCAAATACCGATACCGACGCCACCGTGCCGGTTGATCCCACCCAGGGCACCACCAATCGCCATTTTTACTTTCCCGAGAATTACAGCGGCAGCCAGCCCCATACCAACCTGACCGTGGGCGGCAACACCAAATTTTCCACCGGCAACGCCATTCAGATGGTCAGCGGTTACGAAGGCAAAGGCAAGGGCGCCGGCGCCGGCGGGGCTTATATCATGTATAGCATGACTTCCCAGCACATGGGGATCGCCGGCAGCCAGTCCGTCATCCAGGTTCAGTGGCGGCATGTCATTGGGATGGAAGGGGCCTGTAATTATTGA
- a CDS encoding LysM domain-containing protein: MRYQNLIRISLCLCISTAMLWAAPSSPVAEEAPKEFPHESGMYYTIQKGDTLWDLSKRFFDSPDQWPDLWNQNDQIPNPHWIYPGERIRLFRQEGVEKIKEPEKVIEQAKQEEEKKVEAVKAAPPPPPPKEPPYYYYTQIEKVGFIRKDPVNPSGTIFRSQDDKAMISQGDEVYIRPAEHTILYPGATYTAYRNVEGIRGKKYSELVDSHGTQHYFTGVVEIIKQDADYYVARVVRSHRDIRINDLLMPHIPRSPKIILSESREGVLGQILVNEDRDRMFGDNTIAFIDKGKKDGIQAGQTYSVFYEDKHGLKFYKEGELLKPTASMEPVNTPIDFAKILVLLTEETTSTVLVTYSEKDLYPTARIRTPAR, translated from the coding sequence ATGCGTTATCAGAATTTAATTCGGATTTCGTTATGTTTGTGTATTTCTACCGCCATGCTGTGGGCGGCACCGTCTTCGCCTGTTGCAGAAGAGGCCCCAAAAGAATTTCCGCATGAATCCGGCATGTATTATACCATTCAAAAGGGCGACACGTTGTGGGACCTTTCAAAACGATTTTTCGATTCACCCGACCAATGGCCCGATCTGTGGAATCAGAACGACCAGATCCCCAACCCCCACTGGATTTATCCGGGGGAACGGATCCGACTCTTTCGCCAGGAGGGTGTTGAAAAGATAAAAGAACCTGAAAAGGTTATCGAGCAGGCCAAGCAGGAAGAAGAAAAAAAGGTGGAAGCTGTAAAGGCGGCGCCGCCGCCACCGCCGCCAAAAGAACCACCCTATTACTACTACACACAGATTGAAAAAGTCGGCTTTATCAGAAAAGACCCCGTCAATCCGTCCGGTACCATCTTTCGCTCCCAGGACGACAAGGCAATGATCAGCCAGGGCGATGAAGTGTACATCCGCCCGGCTGAACATACGATTCTCTATCCAGGAGCGACTTATACCGCATACCGGAACGTTGAAGGCATCAGAGGAAAAAAATATTCGGAACTGGTGGATTCCCATGGAACCCAGCATTATTTCACCGGTGTTGTTGAAATCATAAAACAGGACGCCGACTACTATGTCGCCAGAGTTGTCCGTTCGCATCGGGACATTCGCATCAATGACCTGTTGATGCCGCACATTCCGCGATCACCTAAAATTATCCTTTCGGAAAGCAGGGAAGGTGTCCTGGGACAAATACTTGTTAACGAAGACCGGGACAGAATGTTCGGTGACAACACCATCGCCTTCATTGACAAGGGCAAAAAAGACGGCATTCAAGCCGGTCAGACTTACAGCGTATTTTATGAGGACAAACATGGTTTAAAGTTCTATAAGGAAGGCGAACTTTTAAAACCAACAGCGTCGATGGAACCCGTCAACACACCCATTGATTTTGCAAAAATATTGGTGCTCCTTACAGAAGAGACCACCTCGACGGTTCTGGTCACTTATTCGGAAAAAGACCTCTACCCCACCGCACGGATACGGACGCCTGCCAGATAA
- a CDS encoding thioredoxin domain-containing protein: MYCQRLVPLLEQVLEKNPVKVKIVFKNFPLQNHKFAEKAAAGALAADRQGKFWPFHDRLFDNYNRLSDEKIQEVAVSLGLNMEAFNNDLKNPGIQAKIRQDFQDGNLAGVRGTPAVYINGRILKNRTLAGFQEIIDKELGKISGKK, from the coding sequence GTGTACTGCCAGCGGCTGGTGCCGCTGCTCGAGCAGGTGCTCGAGAAGAATCCGGTTAAGGTGAAAATAGTTTTTAAGAACTTCCCACTGCAGAACCATAAGTTTGCCGAGAAAGCTGCGGCAGGGGCCCTTGCGGCCGATCGGCAGGGGAAATTCTGGCCGTTTCATGACCGGCTGTTTGACAATTACAACCGGCTTAGTGATGAGAAAATACAGGAAGTAGCCGTTTCACTGGGGCTAAACATGGAAGCCTTTAATAATGACCTCAAGAACCCCGGGATCCAGGCAAAGATCCGGCAGGATTTTCAGGACGGCAACCTGGCCGGGGTTCGGGGAACGCCGGCTGTCTATATTAACGGACGGATTTTGAAAAACCGGACCCTTGCCGGTTTTCAGGAGATCATTGACAAGGAGCTTGGGAAAATATCAGGAAAGAAATAA
- a CDS encoding prepilin-type N-terminal cleavage/methylation domain-containing protein, with translation MKRLCHKKNSLGNENGFTMIEILVAISIFAIGMLAVASMQVSGIHGNATANALTGAAAWAADRVESLLVRPYDHIDLDPAGNPHSGGTEGRYTISWTVTENDMMPNTKTIAVDVSYSDKGNPKNVSLIYYKSNI, from the coding sequence ATGAAACGATTGTGCCATAAAAAGAATTCCTTGGGAAACGAGAACGGTTTTACCATGATCGAGATTCTGGTTGCCATTTCCATTTTTGCAATCGGTATGCTGGCGGTTGCCTCCATGCAGGTTTCCGGCATCCATGGCAACGCCACCGCCAATGCCCTGACCGGCGCGGCCGCCTGGGCGGCCGACAGGGTGGAGTCTCTGCTGGTAAGACCTTACGATCATATCGACCTGGACCCGGCCGGCAATCCCCATTCCGGGGGGACCGAGGGCAGATACACCATATCGTGGACTGTTACGGAAAACGACATGATGCCCAACACCAAAACCATTGCGGTCGATGTGTCCTACAGCGACAAGGGAAATCCCAAGAATGTGTCTTTAATTTATTATAAGTCGAATATATAA